The DNA region CGCTTCCGAAGTCTCCGCCGGGCGGGCGAGCTCGCGCGCCATGTGCGCGACGAGGCCCCGCTCCGCAGCGTGCACCGCGAGCCGGATGGCGTTGCGGATGGCGCGGGGCGGCGAGCCGCCGTGGCAGATGATGGTGATGCCGTTCACGCCCAGGAGCGGGGCGCCGCCGGATTCGGTGTAGTCGAGGGTGCGGACCACGCGCTCCATCCCCGCCTCCTTGCCGGCCAGGTCCAGCTCGGTGCGCATGAGGTGGATGATGAAGCCGGCGATGGACTCGTAGAACTTGAGCAGCACGTTGCCCACGAACCCGTCGCACACCAGCACGTCGCACCTGCCGCTGATGATGTCGCGGCCCTCCACGTTGCCCACGAAGTCGATGCCGGGCGTCGAGGCCAGCAGCTGGTACGTCTCCACCGAGCGCTCGTCGCCCTTCTCGGGCTCCTCGCCGATGTTGAGCAGCCCCACGCGCGGCACGTCCACCTCCAGCGCGTCCTGTGCGTAGATGGTGCCCAGCCGCGCGAACTGCTGCAGGTGCTGCGGGCGCGTGTCCACGTTCGCGCCGGAGTCGACCACGATCGTGCGCCCCTCGGCGGTTGGGAACACGGTCCCGATGGCGGGCCGGTCCACCCCGGG from Longimicrobiaceae bacterium includes:
- the plsX gene encoding phosphate acyltransferase PlsX; amino-acid sequence: MRIALDAMGSDRAPAVEVEGAVGALRELDGDFTVVLVGDREAIEAELARYPDVPRERVEVVHASQVIEMGEAPAQAIRRKQDSSIVVGLGLHKRGEADAFISAGSTGAVMAGSLFILRPLPGVDRPAIGTVFPTAEGRTIVVDSGANVDTRPQHLQQFARLGTIYAQDALEVDVPRVGLLNIGEEPEKGDERSVETYQLLASTPGIDFVGNVEGRDIISGRCDVLVCDGFVGNVLLKFYESIAGFIIHLMRTELDLAGKEAGMERVVRTLDYTESGGAPLLGVNGITIICHGGSPPRAIRNAIRLAVHAAERGLVAHMARELARPAETSEAQ